In Rhinoraja longicauda isolate Sanriku21f chromosome 6, sRhiLon1.1, whole genome shotgun sequence, the following proteins share a genomic window:
- the gps1 gene encoding COP9 signalosome complex subunit 1, with amino-acid sequence MREKMPLPVQVLNFQGAVEPMQIDADPQDDQQNAPDSNYVVENPTLDLEQYAASYSGLMRIERLLFIAEHCPQLRIEALKMALSFVQRTFNVDMYEEIHRKLTEATRETQAVPDTVPESGLEPPTLDTAWAESTRKKALLKLEKLDTDLKNYKGNSIKESIRRGHDDLGDHYLDCGDLSNALKCYSRARDYCTSAKHVINMCLNVIKVSIYLQNWSHVLSYVSKAESTPEIAEQRGERDSQNQAVLTKLKCAAGLAELATRKYKQAAKCFLLASFDHCDFPELLSPSNVAVYGGLCALATFDRQELQKNVISSSSFKLFLELEPQVRDIIFKFYESKYASCLKMLDEMKDNLLLDMYLAPHVKTLYTQIRNRALIQYFSPYVSADMNKMAISFNTTVGALEDELTHLILEGLINGRIDSHSKILYARDVDQRSTTFEKSLQMGKEFQRRAKAMILRAAILRNQIHVKSPPREGSQGELNSANSQTRMSTNM; translated from the exons GGAGCAGTGGAACCAATGCAAATAGATGCTGACCCTCAGGATGATCAGCAGAATGCACCCGACTCAAACTATGTGGTGGAGAATCCCACACTG GATCTGGAGCAATATGCAGCAAGTTACAGTGGTTTGATGCGAATTGAGAGGCTTCTGTTTATAGCAGAACACTGTCCGCAGCTACGCATTGAAGCCCTGAAGATGGCACTGTCCTTTGTTCAAAGAACGTTTAATGTAGATATGTATGAAGAAATCCACCGCAAGTTGACAGAAGCCACAAG GGAAACTCAGGCTGTTCCAGATACAGTGCCAGAGTCAGGTCTGGAGCCCCCTACACTGGACACAGCTTGGGCAGAGTCTACACGGAAGAAAGCTTTGCTGAAACTGGAGAAATTAGACACGGATCTAAAGAATTACAAGGGAAATTCCATTAAAGAAAGCATCAG GAGAGGGCATGATGACCTGGGTGATCACTACCTAGACTGCGGGGATCTTAGTAATGCACTGAAATGTTACTCACGAGCCAGAGACTATTGCACAAGTGCAAAGCACGTCATCAACATGTGTCTGAATGTCATTAAG GTCAGTATCTACCTCCAAAACTGGTCTCATGTTCTCAGTTATGTAAGCAAAGCAGAGTCTACTCCAGAGATTGCAGAG CAAAGAGGCGAGAGAGACAGTCAGAATCAGGCCGTGCTGACCAAGTTGAAATGTGCAGCAG GCCTAGCAGAGTTAGCCACACGAAAATACAAGCAAGCAGCCAAATGCTTCTTACTGGCTTCTTTTGATCACTGTGACTTTCCTGAG CTGCTGTCTCCCAGCAACGTAGCAGTTTACGGAGGACTTTGTGCACTGGCCACTTTTGATAGGCAAGAACTTCAAAAGAATGTCATCTCCAGCAG CTCTTTTAAGTTATTTCTTGAATTGGAGCCACAAGTGCGGGATATCATCTTCAAGTTTTATGAGTCAAAATATGCTTCCTGTTTGAAAATGCTAGATGAAATGAAG GACAACCTTCTGCTGGATATGTACCTAGCTCCACACGTTAAGACGCTCTATACACAAATCAGGAACCGAGCCCTCATTCAG TATTTCAGCCCATATGTTTCTGCTGACATGAACAAGATGGCTATTTCTTTCAACACCACAGTTGGTGCTCTGGAGGATGAGCTGACGCACCTTATCCTGGAAGGATTAATTAATGGTAGAATTGATTCACATAGCAAG ATTCTGTATGCCCGGGATGTAGATCAACGCAGCACAACATTTGAAAAGTCTTTGCAGATGGGCAAAGAGTTCCAAAGAAGAGCAAAAGCCATGATACTCCGAGCTGCTATTCTGCGCAATCAAATCCACGTTAAG